Genomic window (Candidatus Gracilibacteria bacterium):
TGAAAGCGGATACAGAGAATTTGAATTTTGGATAGATTTCTTATCAAGAAAAAATCCCCGAATGGGGATTTTTTTGGTCTAGAACGGAATATCTTCGATAGAAATATCTTCTTCGACTTTTGGCTTTGCCTTGCGTGGTTTCTCTTCTTCCATTGGTGTGCTTTCTGTAGCTCCTCCGTAAGAAGAACCTTCATCTCGTCCACCAGCCGAAGAGAGAAGAATAACGTTTTCTGCGACAATCTCCGTCTTGTAACGCTTAACTCCTGCAGTGTCATCCCAGCTTCGAGTTTTGAGATATCCTTCGACGTAGACTTTTTTCCCTTTGTGCATGTATTGTTCTGCGATGTCGGCGAGTCCTCTCCATGCGACACAATTATGAAATTCAGTATCTTCCTGAAGAACACCGCTTGCATCCTTCCATTTTCGATTGGTTGCGACAGAAAAAGTAGCAACTTTTTGTCCATTTGGTGTCTCGCGAACTTCTGGTTCTGCTGTAAGGTTTCCGATAACCTGGACTTTGTTCAGGGAATTGCTCATAGAAAAAATATTTACGGATAAGTGATTTCATCGTATATATTTTTCGAGAAATCACAAAATATTTTTTGCTTGATTCTTTCGTTTTTCTATTTCAAAAAATAAAATAGAAAAGAGTGAAGAGAATTCTTTCCGCTTTCATACCCAAAAATTTGCTTATATTTCGTTTTTCCCGTAGAATGCCAGTATCTTGTACTCTCTATGTCTAATACACCGAAAAAGAAAAAAGTACTCATCATGACCGCTACGGGTTCCTACAATCTCTGAGATGAATTGATTCTCTCGGAGGAATTGAAGTTTCTTCAGAATCATTACGGGGAAATGGCAGATTTTACGATTTTTACGCATGATCAAAAAAGTTCTTTTGTTCATGATTCGAGTGTACATTTTGTGTCGTATTTTCCGAATAATATTTCAAAAAACTTTCTTGGAAATATTGGGTATTTTTTCAAGAATATTTGGCTGATCCTTCGGGCGGATATTATCATCATTGGGTGAGGCGGACTCATTTTCGATAACGAACCGGGTGTGAACTTCGATATACTTCTAGCACAATGGTATTTTCGTGTTAAATTAGCGCGTATCAGTGGTGCTGCGATTGTATTTCTCGGACTCTCCATAGAAGTCAAAAACACGAAAAACAAAATGAAACTCGGAAAGATATTTAAACAAGGAGATTTTATCATACTACGAGACGAAAAAAGTGTCGGTATTCTCGATGCGCTCGGCATCGCGTCTTCGTATATTCCAGATATTGTTTTTCTCCATGAGCCAAAAAAACTCGAAAAACTTCCTCCAAAAAAACGTGTTGGAATCTCGGTTCGTGGCGGATTCCTCTGAGATACAGAGCGAGTGATTCCTGAGATTTACGAATTTCTCGAAAAAAGCGGATATGATCCTGTTTTTCTCATTCATACTGCTACGGGTGAAGATTCTCAGAACGATGCACTGTTTATCAAGCGTATCATGACGGGAAAAACCTATAATGTCACCGGTAGTATCGAACATACGCTCAATCTCTATCCTTCACTGCATGCTGTTATTGGTATGCGATTTCATTCGAGTATTCTCGCGTGTATATATGAACTTCCATTTCTCATGATTTCTTATGGTCCAAAAACGGACGAACTCATCAAACTTCTCGAATGTGATAATTTTATGGTTCGTCCAGAAACACTAAGTATAGACATTTTTACGAAATTGTGGAATGAACTCGAAGCGAATTATGACGCACGAAAAGAGCATCTCAGAATCCGACATCAACAGATTCGAGAAGATCTCACCAACAAACTCCTTACTCTCTAATTTTTCTCCTATGGACTGGAACGCACTCAAACAAAAAACATCATCTTACCTACAAAAAGCAACTCCTTATGTAGAAAAAGCGAAACAGTATGGAGGCAAGGCATTGGATTTCACACAAAAACAAATCCAAAATACTCCTATCGTTCTCAAGACTGTTGCAGAATATGAGACACTCGTTGTCGATGCGAAACGTCTGATACTTATCTGATATGATGAGACGAATCCTCTTTCCCAAGAATTACTTCTCTGGACACCTGTCTGGTCGACACAAGCCTGGTCTGATAATGCTTCACTTCGTTTTTTCTCACTCCAGACTTCTCCAGAAATTGCGAGACAGTTCGGATTCACATCAGGTGTTGATATGCGAGTATTCTATGTCGGAGAAGAGACATTACATCTGACAGATATGGGAACAATCAAGACTTGGTGGAAGAATCGATATTATGATGGAAATATTCCTGAAGAAAAACCATCAAGTACCACAGAAACTCCAATTCCAGAAGATAAAAACCCAATCGAAGATCCGCTCAATCAAAAATAAATCTTAATTTTCTCAATATGCTTACTATCAATTCTCTCGATCTTCTCTTTCTCGTCATGGCTATCATGGCCATTCCGATCGGTACTCTTCTCACGATGATTCTCTGGCGTATTTATTGTATGCTGGAACGTGCGGAGAAAGTGCTTGATTTCAGTGTCAGAATGATGAATATGCTGCAACACTGGGAGAAGATTCCGATGATGATTCTCGAGAAATTCCTCGGGAAATAATTCTGATTCATAAAAATAAAACAGGTGATTATTCGTCGCCTGTTTTTTCATTTAGAGCCTTCATGTAGATTCCTTTCACTACTTTTCCTCGTGCGATTTCTTGATTCGGTAAAAGTTCGATATTTGTCTCGTTGCAGAAAAGATAGTTCTCACTCCATCCAGAAAAATGGTTTTCGGATGGGTTTTTTTCGATGAGCACTCGAACCGTTTTTCCTTCCATATTTTTGGCGAATTCTTGGAATACCTCTTCGCCCACTTTCATGAGATGCTTCAGGCGTTTCTGGGCGATATGATTCGGAACTTGATCGGGAAATATTCCTGCGGGAACATGGTAGTGGTCGACATGCGCTGAAAACGGGAAAGCATGCAGTTGAGTAATTCCATATTCGCGAACAATATTCTCGGTATCGAGAAAGTCTTTGTCGGTTTCTCCAGGAAATCCGACAATGAGGTCGGCGCCGATATTTATCTCGACACCATCAATTCTTTGTATGTTCCTGATTTTTCAGAGAACTTCTCGGACTTTTTCACCATCGTAGTGGCGATTCATCGCTTTCAGAATATTCGAAGAACCGGATTGGATCGAGAGGTGTGCATAGGCATTGATTCTCGGGTTTGCAAAAAGCTGGATAAGTTCATCAGAGCAGAATTCGACACCGAGTGATGAGATACGTATGCGCTCAATTGATGTTTTCTCGAGTATCGTTTCGACAAGTTCGACAAATCGAGATTCTCGGAAATTGTTCGACGTCGTGGCTCACCAGGCTCCAAGATTGATTCCGGTGAGGATGATTTCTTTGCCTCCTCAGTCGACAAATGTATTCACTTCTTCGATGACTTCTTCCATCGGACGCCACTTGTGTCGGCCACGTGCTTGTACTGTCAGACAGAAAGTACAGAAATTATCGCATCCGGTCTGGATGACCATATACTTGCGCGTGAAGAGCTCTTTGCCAGCAATTTTGCGAAGAGAGCGAATCTTTGTCTTCATGATTTCCTTTTTTTCTTCGACGGTCACAGCGAAATCATCCGGATCTTCCGGAAGGATTTCTATCTTTTCTGCGAATCCTCTGAGTTCTGAATAGACATCGAAAAACTGTGGATCGACAACGCCATCGCGGATATTGCCACATCCTGAGAGATAGAGTTTCTCTGTTCATGCGAGTTTCGGGAGGACTCGGAGTGCTTGTTTGATCCATTTTGCTTTGGCCTTGTCGGTCACGACGCACGATGCGATAAAATATCCTTTCTTGTCAGACAAGTGAGGATGGACGAGCCATTTTTCCGCGAAGTATTTGTTCGTTTTGCAACCGAAGACCTTGTATTCCATGGCAGAAATGTATCCAATTCTTCCAAAATTACAAAATAATGTTCCCTTGAAATTGGCGAACGATTCTGTACACTCGGATTCATGTATACGATTTCTCTCATCGTTGGGATTATTCCCTTATTTTTCTCGCATTTTTTCTCGGTGTTTGGTCTGGTGATTGGGCAGGGAAGTTCATTCGAGCGAGTGAAGGTGATTCTCTTTTGTTTTCTCGTTCTTCTAGCTCTGATTGATGTGATTCTCTTTTCTTATGAGAAATTGGAGCAGATTTCCCGGCGAAAATATCTCATATTCTTCTCGATACTCTTATTTCCTCTCTTGGCTCATGGTATTCTCGGATGAAGTTTCGATGCGAGTTTCTTTTGGTGATCGTATGAGAAGCATCATGGATATTTCTTTTTTTCCGCTTTGGTTCTCCTTTTTGGAATCTCGACATTGCTCGAGAAAAAGGAATACGAGAGGATTCTTAAAATTTCATTTTTTACTTCTCTTGGAGTCGCGATTTTTGCACTTCTCGAATACTTGCATATATATTCATTTTTTCCACAAGGTGTGGGAAAAATCAGTTGGGAACTCGGGCGGACTATCAGTACACTCGGGAATCCGAATTATGTTGCGGGATATTTACT
Coding sequences:
- a CDS encoding polysaccharide pyruvyl transferase family protein, whose product is MSNTPKKKKVLIMTATGSYNLGDELILSEELKFLQNHYGEMADFTIFTHDQKSSFVHDSSVHFVSYFPNNISKNFLGNIGYFFKNIWLILRADIIIIGGGGLIFDNEPGVNFDILLAQWYFRVKLARISGAAIVFLGLSIEVKNTKNKMKLGKIFKQGDFIILRDEKSVGILDALGIASSYIPDIVFLHEPKKLEKLPPKKRVGISVRGGFLGDTERVIPEIYEFLEKSGYDPVFLIHTATGEDSQNDALFIKRIMTGKTYNVTGSIEHTLNLYPSLHAVIGMRFHSSILACIYELPFLMISYGPKTDELIKLLECDNFMVRPETLSIDIFTKLWNELEANYDARKEHLRIRHQQIREDLTNKLLTL
- a CDS encoding single-stranded DNA-binding protein, with amino-acid sequence MSNSLNKVQVIGNLTAEPEVRETPNGQKVATFSVATNRKWKDASGVLQEDTEFHNCVAWRGLADIAEQYMHKGKKVYVEGYLKTRSWDDTAGVKRYKTEIVAENVILLSSAGGRDEGSSYGGATESTPMEEEKPRKAKPKVEEDISIEDIPF
- a CDS encoding radical SAM protein, yielding MEYKVFGCKTNKYFAEKWLVHPHLSDKKGYFIASCVVTDKAKAKWIKQALRVLPKLAGTEKLYLSGCGNIRDGVVDPQFFDVYSELRGFAEKIEILPEDPDDFAVTVEEKKEIMKTKIRSLRKIAGKELFTRKYMVIQTGCDNFCTFCLTVQARGRHKWRPMEEVIEEVNTFVDGGGKEIILTGINLGAWGATTSNNFRESRFVELVETILEKTSIERIRISSLGVEFCSDELIQLFANPRINAYAHLSIQSGSSNILKAMNRHYDGEKVREVLGKIRNIQRIDGVEINIGADLIVGFPGETDKDFLDTENIVREYGITQLHAFPFSAHVDHYHVPAGIFPDQVPNHIAQKRLKHLMKVGEEVFQEFAKNMEGKTVRVLIEKNPSENHFSGWSENYLFCNETNIELLPNQEIARGKVVKGIYMKALNEKTGDE